Proteins co-encoded in one Cytophaga hutchinsonii ATCC 33406 genomic window:
- a CDS encoding response regulator — MAIEFLLVDDDTDDSDLIFEVLKEMDSDVKYTYAMEGPEALTMLEKGYTPHIIFLDINMPGMNGWQCLTKLKSSDRSKDVPVIMYSTSSYPHEIEKAFQLGALAFFTKPNHYSLLKKNIQIVLEAVGTDNLKSLEKKVLDSITPSEKKP; from the coding sequence ATGGCGATAGAGTTTTTGCTGGTAGATGATGATACGGATGATTCAGATTTAATATTTGAAGTGTTGAAAGAAATGGACAGTGATGTCAAGTATACCTACGCAATGGAAGGGCCGGAAGCATTGACCATGCTGGAAAAAGGATATACACCTCATATTATTTTTTTAGATATCAATATGCCGGGAATGAATGGCTGGCAGTGTTTAACAAAATTGAAATCCAGCGACCGAAGCAAGGACGTACCAGTTATCATGTATTCTACTTCTTCGTATCCACATGAGATTGAGAAAGCATTTCAATTGGGTGCGCTGGCATTTTTTACAAAGCCAAATCATTATTCGTTGCTTAAAAAGAATATACAGATTGTGCTGGAAGCCGTTGGTACAGATAACCTTAAATCGCTGGAGAAAAAGGTGCTTGATTCTATAACACCTTCTGAAAAGAAACCTTAA
- a CDS encoding ATP-binding response regulator: protein MEKIKVLMLEDVDDDVTIIENVLQKAGIDHSTLQVDSKSEFIKGIKEYQPDVILSDHSLPQFNSIEAHKICLNENLLIPFILVTGAVSEEFAVTCLKHGIDDYILKSNLSRLPSAILTALRQRELERMKLQAMQELKEQNEQILKINKELDSFIYSISHSLRGPLSTVSGLLHLAEKESQEKNDMSVKELHQMMETCVKRLDTTLRQMVDQSKNARLEVDTDAIDINALLDKAMKNVSYLPGSNEVEVTIINTAQAPFYSDAYRLEVIFNSILSNVIKYRDPYKEKSVLLIQVICTPEHAAMSFKDNGLGIPEKFMPNIFNMFYRASEKSDGAGLGLYMVKEFVEKLKGSVTVTSVDNESTSVTIVLPNVRKDYSVDN, encoded by the coding sequence ATGGAAAAAATTAAAGTATTAATGCTTGAAGATGTTGATGATGATGTCACTATTATTGAGAACGTGCTTCAAAAAGCAGGTATTGATCATTCCACACTTCAGGTAGATTCTAAATCTGAATTTATAAAAGGCATTAAAGAATACCAGCCGGACGTAATACTTTCTGATCATTCCCTTCCGCAGTTCAATTCCATTGAAGCACACAAAATCTGTTTAAATGAAAACCTGCTGATACCTTTTATCCTGGTAACAGGCGCCGTTTCTGAAGAATTTGCCGTTACCTGTCTGAAACATGGTATCGACGATTACATTCTCAAATCTAACCTTTCCCGCTTACCCAGTGCCATCTTAACAGCGCTCCGCCAACGCGAACTTGAAAGAATGAAACTTCAGGCCATGCAGGAATTAAAGGAGCAGAATGAACAGATCCTGAAAATCAATAAAGAGCTGGATTCTTTTATTTACAGCATCTCACACAGTTTACGCGGACCGCTTTCAACGGTAAGCGGCTTGCTGCACCTGGCGGAAAAAGAATCGCAGGAAAAAAATGATATGAGCGTGAAGGAACTGCATCAGATGATGGAAACCTGTGTGAAGCGGTTGGATACTACCTTGCGGCAAATGGTGGATCAATCTAAAAATGCACGTCTGGAAGTTGATACAGACGCCATTGACATCAACGCGCTGCTGGATAAAGCAATGAAAAATGTTTCGTATTTACCCGGCTCCAATGAAGTAGAAGTTACTATTATCAATACAGCGCAGGCTCCGTTTTATTCAGATGCTTATCGCTTAGAAGTTATCTTCAATAGTATTTTATCAAATGTCATTAAATACCGCGATCCGTATAAAGAGAAATCTGTTCTGCTTATTCAGGTGATCTGTACACCTGAACATGCTGCGATGAGTTTTAAAGATAATGGATTGGGGATTCCTGAAAAATTCATGCCCAATATTTTTAATATGTTCTACCGGGCTTCTGAAAAAAGTGATGGCGCCGGATTGGGGCTCTATATGGTAAAAGAATTTGTTGAAAAACTGAAAGGAAGTGTTACCGTTACTTCTGTTGACAACGAAAGTACCAGTGTTACCATTGTGTTACCCAATGTACGTAAGGATTATTCTGTTGATAATTAA
- a CDS encoding DUF6766 family protein yields the protein MKKIITNNSLSLAFLLLFVLAIIGQTFFGLAQYNEQRIEDHVNPVSLLQYFSTGHFLEATFENWESEFLQMALFVIFTIFLQQKGSSESKDFHKKEDVDREPSVLRRHVPWPVKKGGWILIFYKHSLTLVLLMLFALSFVVHFYGSLKEENEKLALHHKPLETVSSFIGSSKIWFESFQNWQSEFLSVFAIIVLSIFLRQQGSSQSKPVDAPDNQTGE from the coding sequence ATGAAAAAAATCATAACGAATAATTCACTTTCGCTGGCTTTCCTGTTGCTGTTTGTATTGGCAATTATCGGTCAAACATTTTTTGGTTTAGCTCAATATAATGAGCAACGTATAGAAGATCACGTAAATCCTGTAAGTCTGCTCCAGTATTTCAGCACCGGTCATTTTCTGGAAGCAACCTTTGAAAACTGGGAAAGCGAATTTCTGCAAATGGCATTATTTGTAATCTTTACTATTTTTCTACAGCAGAAGGGATCTTCTGAATCGAAGGATTTTCATAAGAAAGAAGATGTTGACAGAGAGCCTTCGGTACTTCGCAGACATGTACCATGGCCTGTGAAGAAAGGTGGCTGGATCTTAATCTTCTATAAACACTCACTTACCCTGGTTCTGTTAATGCTTTTTGCGCTTTCTTTTGTTGTACATTTTTATGGCAGCTTAAAAGAGGAAAACGAAAAACTTGCGCTACATCATAAACCATTGGAAACGGTTAGTTCATTTATCGGTAGCTCTAAAATATGGTTTGAATCTTTCCAAAACTGGCAGAGCGAATTTCTTTCTGTATTTGCCATAATCGTCCTGTCCATTTTTTTACGTCAGCAAGGCTCATCACAATCAAAACCGGTAGATGCTCCTGACAATCAGACGGGAGAATAA
- a CDS encoding Dps family protein, translated as MKLGLSEESIKKSVSMLSIALADEMTLYVKTRKFHWNVSGPSFMELHKLFEAQYTQLEAVIDEIAERINKFDSKTIGTMEEFGRVTRLKEAPGKYPSQKEMIQELLADHETIIVELRKDIDVDSDAGTTDFFTKLLQDHETIAWTLRRYLN; from the coding sequence ATGAAATTAGGACTATCAGAAGAGAGCATAAAAAAAAGCGTGAGCATGTTGTCGATTGCATTGGCAGATGAAATGACCTTATATGTAAAAACAAGAAAATTTCACTGGAATGTTTCCGGCCCAAGCTTTATGGAACTTCATAAATTGTTTGAAGCACAATATACGCAGCTTGAAGCGGTAATCGACGAAATTGCAGAACGTATCAATAAGTTTGATTCAAAAACAATCGGAACGATGGAAGAGTTCGGTAGAGTAACACGCTTAAAAGAAGCACCAGGAAAATATCCTTCGCAAAAAGAAATGATACAGGAATTACTTGCCGATCACGAAACAATAATTGTTGAATTAAGAAAAGATATTGACGTAGACAGCGATGCCGGTACAACAGACTTTTTTACAAAGCTGCTTCAGGATCATGAAACAATTGCGTGGACGTTGCGCAGATATTTAAACTAA
- a CDS encoding sensor histidine kinase, with protein MKEGKANILIIDDISSNIFALENLLMTENRTFFKATSGDEGLKLALSKPVDLIILDVQMPEMDGFEVANMLKSNKRTKDIPILFASAELKEQKNMLKGLEEGAIDYLFKPLDPEITKAKVNMLIRLELQRKEMVEINSALEKSAILINNCLDIICTIDAETFKFEAFNVAMTNVLGYSSEEITSQSLLFFLQESDREFIKNLKKSDSNTGSFEIQIICKDSSIKWLQWNIVVKGGKWFSNARDITERKKKDDEIIRLNQDLHENIQQLENANKELESFSYSVSHDLRAPLRSINNYAQMLEDAFAAQMDEKSTRLLGNIKRNAFRMDTLIDDLLAFSRLGRKPVQKQSINMNDLVQHVYADMQGTFKGEFVLPALPDIDADYNLLKQVVVNLLSNAIKYSGKIEEPRIEVGYTKNPNAVVYYIKDNGAGFDMEYSDKLFGVFQRLHSTKEFEGTGVGLAIVKRIVEKHGGTIWAEAKVGEGATFYFSLPAPV; from the coding sequence ATGAAAGAGGGTAAAGCCAATATTTTAATCATTGATGATATTTCAAGTAACATATTTGCACTTGAAAATCTATTAATGACAGAAAATCGTACTTTTTTTAAAGCAACCTCTGGAGATGAAGGATTAAAACTTGCTTTAAGTAAGCCGGTTGATCTTATCATTCTGGATGTACAAATGCCGGAAATGGATGGCTTTGAAGTAGCGAACATGCTTAAGTCAAATAAGCGTACCAAAGATATTCCGATTTTATTTGCATCTGCTGAATTAAAGGAGCAGAAAAATATGCTGAAAGGTCTGGAAGAAGGCGCGATTGATTATTTATTTAAACCGCTTGACCCGGAGATTACCAAGGCAAAAGTGAATATGCTTATCCGCCTTGAATTACAGCGCAAGGAGATGGTGGAAATAAACAGTGCCTTAGAAAAGTCTGCCATCCTTATCAATAACTGCCTGGACATCATTTGCACCATTGATGCGGAAACCTTTAAGTTTGAAGCCTTCAATGTTGCCATGACAAATGTGCTGGGCTATTCAAGCGAAGAAATTACCAGCCAGTCTTTATTATTTTTTCTTCAGGAGTCTGACCGGGAGTTTATAAAGAACCTGAAAAAATCGGATTCAAATACTGGTTCGTTTGAAATACAGATCATCTGTAAAGATTCATCTATTAAATGGCTTCAGTGGAACATTGTTGTTAAAGGTGGAAAATGGTTTTCAAATGCCCGTGATATTACTGAGCGCAAGAAAAAAGACGATGAAATTATACGCCTGAATCAGGATCTTCATGAAAATATTCAGCAACTGGAAAATGCAAATAAAGAACTGGAATCCTTTTCGTATTCTGTTTCTCATGACTTGCGTGCTCCGTTGCGTTCTATCAACAACTACGCACAAATGCTTGAAGATGCCTTTGCTGCGCAGATGGACGAAAAATCAACCCGCCTGTTGGGAAACATCAAGCGTAATGCCTTCCGGATGGATACATTGATTGATGACCTGCTTGCGTTCTCCCGGTTGGGAAGAAAGCCTGTACAGAAGCAGTCGATTAATATGAACGACCTGGTACAACATGTGTATGCAGATATGCAAGGTACCTTCAAGGGAGAATTTGTTCTTCCTGCGCTGCCGGATATTGATGCAGATTATAATCTGTTAAAACAGGTTGTGGTTAACCTGCTTTCCAATGCCATTAAATATTCAGGTAAAATAGAAGAACCCAGAATTGAAGTTGGCTATACAAAGAACCCAAATGCAGTTGTTTACTACATCAAGGATAACGGTGCAGGTTTCGACATGGAATACAGCGATAAACTGTTTGGTGTCTTCCAACGCCTCCATAGTACAAAAGAATTTGAAGGGACCGGTGTTGGCCTGGCGATTGTAAAACGGATTGTTGAAAAACATGGGGGCACCATATGGGCAGAAGCAAAAGTAGGAGAGGGTGCAACGTTTTATTTTTCATTACCTGCTCCTGTATAA
- a CDS encoding DUF4421 domain-containing protein yields MYRWLTAAVFLLFFVVAVHAQETKKKENVFLHPDKFYAKYFPNIKITYNPSDSTYIKTYPKNYMTVALHVLSPTIYANLEPSGAPQASSDLRTNVKTITGLSFSYRHVTAGFALSLLPPLGDPPGYGSSRYRTATIKYKSPIYILTFRFMKIKGMTDINAFNSLDLAQQTVYRPDIIIKEYEFEGIYNFNWKKYSYLSTIDYTESQIKSHLGFMVKAGVYSQQFYGDSNLLSVPQRPYFESFDNITRMNGFNIKLSPGAGGNLVIKKHFYMACAIFSPLNLYVNRLFTTEGIAHKETSFQWVLDGSASIGYQSKRFYAALRYEIDGRTAALTTFRYTSVYSYIGLDVGYRFKAPTFVKKFYKDTMPPGM; encoded by the coding sequence ATGTATAGATGGCTTACGGCCGCAGTATTTTTGCTATTTTTTGTCGTTGCAGTCCATGCACAGGAAACAAAAAAGAAAGAGAATGTATTTTTACATCCCGACAAATTCTACGCAAAATATTTTCCCAATATTAAAATTACTTACAATCCATCGGATTCAACGTATATTAAAACGTATCCGAAAAATTATATGACGGTTGCATTGCATGTACTATCGCCAACCATATATGCAAATCTTGAACCTTCGGGTGCGCCGCAGGCTTCATCTGACCTGCGTACAAATGTTAAAACCATTACCGGCTTATCGTTCAGTTACCGGCATGTAACAGCAGGTTTCGCATTAAGCTTATTACCTCCTTTAGGTGATCCTCCAGGTTACGGATCCTCACGCTACCGTACGGCTACAATCAAATATAAAAGCCCTATTTATATACTTACGTTTCGGTTTATGAAAATTAAGGGTATGACAGATATCAATGCATTTAATTCACTTGATCTGGCACAGCAGACTGTTTACCGGCCGGATATCATCATTAAAGAATATGAGTTTGAAGGAATTTACAATTTCAACTGGAAAAAATATTCCTATCTCTCTACCATTGATTATACGGAAAGCCAGATCAAAAGTCACTTGGGCTTTATGGTAAAAGCCGGCGTATACAGTCAGCAGTTTTACGGCGACAGCAATCTGCTGAGTGTACCGCAACGGCCGTATTTTGAATCGTTTGATAATATTACGCGTATGAATGGGTTTAATATAAAATTATCTCCCGGTGCGGGCGGCAACCTGGTTATTAAAAAACATTTTTATATGGCTTGTGCGATTTTTTCTCCGCTTAACCTGTATGTAAACCGTCTGTTTACAACGGAGGGAATTGCACATAAAGAGACAAGCTTTCAATGGGTACTGGATGGTTCTGCAAGCATTGGATATCAGTCAAAACGTTTTTATGCAGCGCTGCGTTATGAGATTGATGGACGGACAGCTGCATTAACTACGTTCAGGTATACGAGCGTGTACAGTTATATCGGATTGGATGTAGGATACCGTTTCAAGGCACCTACCTTTGTTAAAAAGTTTTATAAAGATACCATGCCGCCCGGTATGTAG
- a CDS encoding chemotaxis protein CheB, protein MKSNAESNREFSAIVIGVSAGGLHALIQVLGKLPADYVIPIIVVQHRGKEYKDLLEDVLQTKCLLKIKQADEKESIEPAHIYIAPADYHLLIEHDKTFSLTSDMYVKHSRPSIDLLFTTAAEVYKEKLLGIILTGASSDGAEGMREIRRVGGLTIAQDPLTAEYPYMPQASINIGAIDTILTLDEITSFLMRIYERG, encoded by the coding sequence ATGAAAAGTAACGCAGAGAGTAACCGGGAATTTTCTGCAATTGTTATTGGTGTGTCTGCGGGTGGCCTGCACGCACTTATTCAAGTACTTGGAAAACTTCCGGCTGATTATGTTATCCCCATTATTGTTGTACAGCATCGCGGAAAAGAATATAAAGATCTTCTCGAAGACGTACTGCAGACTAAATGTTTGCTGAAGATAAAACAGGCAGATGAAAAAGAATCCATTGAACCGGCACATATTTACATTGCACCGGCTGATTATCATTTGCTTATAGAACATGATAAAACATTTTCACTAACTTCAGACATGTATGTAAAACACAGCCGGCCGTCTATTGACCTGTTGTTTACAACAGCGGCTGAAGTGTATAAAGAAAAACTTTTGGGTATTATACTCACAGGAGCCAGTAGTGACGGCGCAGAAGGTATGCGGGAAATAAGAAGAGTGGGAGGTCTTACTATTGCTCAGGATCCGCTTACAGCTGAATATCCGTACATGCCACAGGCTTCAATAAACATCGGGGCCATTGACACTATTTTGACATTGGACGAGATTACGTCCTTTTTAATGCGTATTTATGAAAGAGGGTAA
- a CDS encoding response regulator, with protein sequence MKFTLDNKILAGLGACTIVLIIVGFISYRNSEKYRETNEWVDHTHKVLYALEQILVTEIDAETSMRGYVITGTSSFLKPYNRAIDNIYFNIDIAKDLTVDNTVQQKRIAMIQGLVDQHMTHLDSCIKLRHTDYDKAQSLVASENGKRIMDKIRDNIELAKDEEFRLLEIRKKDSDNDARDFNFVFITLIVCIIIVLIAVYFIIISNLSALRKAEKTTADKNWTLTGSAGLAQDMQGNLLIQELCQAVINHFVRYLNINLGALYVSNEVESSLHLLSGYALSKAKKEMPAIRFGDGIVGQVAQERRLLVLENIPGENFVLESGLGDIQPSHILIAPILYQERMLGVIELGSLEPFTENHKEYMSHVMDSIAIAITSAHAREKVRELLEETQRQSEELEAQQEELKQYNEELQVKTELLEKNEAELRSQQEELHQSNEELEEKANLLEEQKETLENAKMQIETKAHELELNSKYKSEFLANMSHELRTPLNSILILSQLLADNKNKSLSEKEVEFAQNICNSGSDLLELINEILDLSKVESGKLDLEIEDVSLSKICSSIHAMFDEVAKKKLIQFKVNCSEKLLQTTVHTDRQRLEQIIRNLLSNAFKFTSAKGAVTFKIEAASESTVFRNKNLNAHNCLALSVTDTGIGIPQNKQQIIFEAFQQVDGSTKRKYGGTGLGLSISRELSTALGGEIHVFSEEDKGSTFTLFIPYSFNESNTISTDRYADAVKPELVAAALTEPVLSASLEEEALAEEAEDFSDDRNMITANDKVVLLMEDDIVFAKLMLDFLHERKYKGIIATRGNTGLSYARQYKPDAIMLDMKLPVMDGAEVLKQLKNDPALRHIPVQIISGYDRKREGLELGAFDYIRKPVTKEVLLKAFDKIEDFGRKKLKKLLVVEDNETQNTAIRELVGNGDVKSYSAYTGKEAYEMLLKDEYDCIIVDLGLPDMSGFDLIEQIKEKPEIKGIPIIVYTGRDLTADEKNLLNKLASAVVLKTANSQERLLDETTLFLHRVESKLPKEKQHIIRKLHKTEEILKSKKVLVVDDDIRNVYSLTNALEEEEMTCFIAENGKIALQVLTENPSIEIVLMDIMMPEMDGYEATKAIRNMPQFDKIPIIAITAKAMKGDREKCLAAGMSDYISKPINMEQLLSLLRVWLYN encoded by the coding sequence ATGAAATTTACATTAGATAATAAAATTCTGGCTGGATTAGGAGCCTGCACGATTGTTTTGATTATTGTGGGCTTTATTTCCTACCGGAATAGTGAAAAATACCGTGAAACCAACGAATGGGTAGACCATACCCACAAGGTTTTGTACGCATTGGAACAGATTTTAGTTACAGAGATTGATGCCGAGACTTCCATGCGCGGGTATGTTATTACCGGAACCAGCAGTTTTTTAAAACCTTATAACCGCGCCATCGATAATATTTATTTTAATATTGATATTGCTAAGGACTTAACGGTTGATAATACGGTTCAGCAAAAACGGATTGCAATGATCCAGGGTCTGGTAGATCAGCATATGACACATCTGGATAGCTGTATTAAGCTGCGCCATACCGATTATGATAAAGCCCAGTCTCTGGTTGCCAGTGAAAACGGCAAACGCATCATGGATAAGATCCGCGACAATATTGAACTTGCCAAGGATGAAGAATTCCGGTTACTGGAAATCCGCAAGAAAGATAGTGATAACGATGCGCGTGATTTTAACTTTGTTTTCATTACACTTATTGTTTGTATCATTATCGTATTAATAGCGGTTTATTTTATTATTATTTCAAATTTATCGGCCTTACGCAAAGCAGAAAAAACGACAGCAGATAAAAACTGGACACTTACCGGCAGCGCCGGCCTGGCACAGGATATGCAGGGTAATCTACTCATCCAGGAACTTTGCCAGGCAGTTATCAACCATTTTGTACGGTATCTCAATATTAATCTCGGGGCGTTGTATGTATCCAATGAGGTGGAATCTTCTTTACATCTGTTAAGCGGGTATGCACTTTCCAAAGCGAAAAAAGAAATGCCGGCTATCCGTTTTGGTGATGGCATTGTCGGTCAGGTAGCTCAGGAAAGAAGATTGCTTGTATTGGAAAACATTCCTGGGGAAAATTTTGTACTGGAATCAGGTTTGGGAGATATTCAGCCCAGTCATATTTTAATTGCTCCCATTCTGTATCAGGAACGTATGCTTGGCGTAATTGAACTGGGGAGCCTTGAGCCTTTTACCGAAAATCACAAAGAGTATATGAGCCATGTTATGGATAGTATAGCCATTGCTATTACATCGGCACATGCACGGGAAAAAGTACGCGAACTGCTGGAAGAGACACAACGCCAGTCGGAAGAACTGGAAGCTCAGCAGGAAGAGCTGAAACAGTATAACGAAGAGCTACAGGTAAAAACTGAATTGCTTGAAAAAAATGAAGCCGAATTACGTTCGCAACAGGAAGAACTGCACCAAAGCAATGAAGAGTTAGAAGAAAAAGCGAACCTGCTGGAAGAGCAAAAAGAGACGCTTGAAAATGCTAAAATGCAGATTGAAACGAAAGCACATGAGCTTGAACTGAACAGTAAATACAAATCAGAATTTCTAGCAAACATGTCGCATGAACTGCGTACACCGCTGAACAGTATCCTGATTCTCTCTCAGTTGCTGGCGGATAATAAAAATAAATCGTTAAGTGAAAAAGAAGTTGAGTTTGCGCAGAACATCTGTAATTCAGGTTCTGACCTGCTGGAACTTATAAACGAGATTCTGGATCTTTCTAAAGTAGAATCCGGAAAGCTGGATCTTGAAATTGAAGATGTATCTTTAAGCAAGATCTGCAGCAGCATTCATGCCATGTTTGATGAAGTGGCTAAAAAGAAATTGATTCAGTTTAAGGTTAACTGTTCAGAAAAATTACTTCAGACGACTGTTCATACAGACCGTCAGCGACTGGAGCAGATCATACGAAACCTGCTTTCAAATGCCTTTAAGTTTACAAGTGCTAAAGGTGCTGTAACCTTTAAGATAGAGGCGGCTTCTGAATCAACCGTTTTCCGAAACAAAAATCTGAATGCCCATAATTGCCTGGCACTTTCTGTTACGGATACCGGTATCGGTATTCCGCAGAATAAGCAGCAGATCATTTTTGAAGCCTTCCAGCAGGTGGATGGATCAACCAAACGCAAGTATGGCGGTACAGGATTGGGTCTTTCGATCAGCAGGGAACTTTCAACAGCTTTGGGCGGTGAGATACATGTATTCAGCGAAGAAGACAAAGGGAGTACCTTCACCTTGTTTATTCCATACAGCTTCAATGAATCCAATACTATCAGCACAGACCGGTATGCAGATGCCGTTAAGCCGGAGCTGGTTGCCGCAGCCTTAACCGAACCTGTGCTTTCGGCCTCTCTGGAAGAAGAAGCTCTTGCTGAAGAAGCGGAAGACTTTTCGGATGACCGGAATATGATTACTGCAAATGACAAAGTGGTCTTGCTGATGGAAGACGATATTGTTTTTGCAAAGCTGATGCTTGATTTCCTGCACGAACGTAAGTATAAAGGTATTATTGCTACCAGAGGCAATACCGGCTTAAGCTATGCACGCCAGTATAAACCGGACGCGATCATGCTGGATATGAAGCTGCCTGTTATGGATGGTGCGGAAGTATTGAAACAATTGAAAAATGATCCGGCCCTGAGACATATTCCGGTGCAGATTATTTCAGGCTATGATCGCAAGCGTGAAGGCCTTGAACTGGGGGCGTTTGACTATATCCGCAAGCCGGTCACAAAAGAAGTTTTGTTAAAGGCATTTGATAAGATCGAAGACTTTGGGCGTAAAAAACTGAAAAAATTACTTGTTGTTGAAGATAATGAAACACAGAATACGGCTATCCGCGAATTGGTGGGTAACGGTGATGTAAAGAGTTATTCTGCGTACACAGGTAAGGAAGCCTATGAGATGCTTTTAAAAGATGAATACGATTGCATTATCGTTGACCTGGGTTTGCCTGATATGTCGGGTTTTGACCTGATTGAACAAATCAAAGAAAAACCGGAAATAAAAGGTATTCCGATTATCGTATACACGGGCAGAGATCTTACGGCTGATGAAAAAAACCTGCTGAATAAACTGGCCAGTGCGGTTGTATTAAAAACAGCCAATTCACAGGAGCGGTTGCTGGATGAAACAACATTGTTCCTGCACCGTGTAGAATCTAAATTACCGAAAGAAAAACAACACATCATCCGTAAACTGCATAAGACAGAAGAAATTCTCAAATCTAAAAAGGTACTGGTTGTTGATGACGATATACGCAACGTGTATTCATTAACCAATGCACTGGAAGAAGAAGAGATGACTTGTTTCATTGCAGAAAATGGAAAAATAGCCTTGCAGGTGCTGACAGAAAATCCGTCTATCGAAATTGTACTGATGGATATCATGATGCCTGAAATGGATGGGTATGAAGCTACAAAAGCGATACGCAACATGCCGCAATTTGATAAGATTCCGATCATTGCCATTACAGCTAAAGCAATGAAAGGCGATCGGGAAAAATGCCTGGCAGCAGGTATGTCGGATTATATTTCGAAGCCGATTAACATGGAACAATTGCTTTCATTGTTACGTGTCTGGCTGTATAATTAA
- a CDS encoding CheR family methyltransferase — translation MDNSLTPNTFQYPQEELKAFLDAIRFMYGYDFTEYAEASVKRRIINFMNIYKIPTLQDLSKLLLKDENVFETFIQELSVTVTEMFRDPTFYKSLRENVMERLATYPVIKIWIAGCATGEEVYSVAIVLKEAGLLDRSIIYATDINQKSIQIAKEGLYSVENMKAYTANYNHSGGKHSLSSYYISKYNSVLFDKSLKQNIVFSPHNLTVDKSFNEFQLIVCRNVLIYFNQQLQNKVINLFHESLCSFGFLALGSKESLLFTDKKTNFEDVDKKERIFMKIR, via the coding sequence ATGGACAATTCGTTAACACCAAATACATTTCAATATCCACAGGAAGAGTTAAAAGCCTTTCTGGATGCGATCCGGTTCATGTATGGATATGATTTTACAGAATATGCCGAAGCGTCTGTTAAGCGCCGGATTATAAATTTCATGAACATTTATAAGATTCCTACGTTACAGGATCTAAGTAAATTGTTATTGAAGGATGAAAACGTTTTTGAAACATTTATTCAGGAGTTGTCTGTTACTGTAACAGAAATGTTCAGAGACCCTACTTTTTATAAAAGTTTACGTGAAAATGTAATGGAACGCCTTGCTACGTATCCGGTAATTAAAATCTGGATCGCGGGTTGTGCAACAGGCGAGGAGGTATATTCCGTTGCCATTGTATTAAAAGAAGCCGGGCTTCTTGACCGTTCTATTATTTATGCCACAGACATCAATCAGAAGTCTATTCAGATAGCAAAAGAAGGATTGTATTCGGTTGAAAATATGAAAGCGTATACGGCAAATTATAATCATTCAGGCGGCAAGCATTCCTTGTCTTCCTATTATATTTCCAAATACAACTCTGTACTGTTTGATAAATCGCTGAAGCAGAACATTGTATTTTCACCACATAATTTAACGGTTGACAAATCATTTAATGAATTTCAACTGATCGTTTGCCGCAATGTGCTGATTTATTTTAATCAGCAGCTGCAAAATAAAGTTATTAATCTTTTTCATGAGAGTTTGTGTTCGTTTGGTTTTTTAGCGTTGGGAAGTAAAGAATCACTTTTGTTTACCGACAAAAAAACAAACTTCGAAGATGTCGACAAGAAGGAACGTATATTTATGAAAATACGATGA